The stretch of DNA ATTACTGTGGGCTCCTGTTAACCTCTCTCATCTTCACTGCACCTAGTTTTCTGTCCACTTTTGACTTCAGATTGTGATTCCAGCCCCTGAGTGTGCTGCCTGCCATCTGTTGTCTTCCCTCTTCCCCTTGCTGCCATGTGTTTTGTTCTGCACCTGCCCCGAGTGTCCCTTTCCATCACTGCcctcctttgtttttgtttttgttttttgagacagagacttactctgttgcccaggctggagtgcagtggtgtgatctcggctcaatccAACTTTCTcttgccaggttcaagtgattctcctgcctcagccactctagtagccgggattacaggtgcccaccaccacgcctggctaatatttgtatttttggtagggacggggtttcaccatgttgcccaggctggtctcaaactcctaacctcaggcgatccgcctgcctcggcctcccaaaatgttaggattataggcgtgagccactgtgcccggcctaccaCACATTTCTTTCTGCACCTGCCCTGACTGTCCCTTTCCATCTCTTCCCCTCCTTTGATtttgtttaagagacagggtcttgctctgcctcccaggctggagtgctgtggcacaatcagagctcactgcatgcagtcttgacctcctgtgctcaagtgatcctcctacctcagcctcacaaatagcATTTAACTCTTTCTGATTTAATGTCCCACTAGACCCTGGGTTTGTTTTGCTCTGTCAGGCCCTCTTTGGGTGCCTTTTGCGCCTCTTTCTGGGTGTTTTTCCTTACATCTCTCACCCGCTAGGTTTCCTCTCATGgccttttctctgcctcctggggctgctgtaaccacgcactctcctccctctctccacagGGCATGCCGCCAATGACTCAGGCGCCCCGCATTATGCACCACTTGCCGGGCCAGCCGCCCTACATGCCGCCCCCTGGTATGATCCCCCCGCCAGGCCTTGCACCTGGCCAGATCCCACCAGGGGCCATGCCCCCGCAGCAGCTTATGCCAGGACAGATGCCCCCTGCCCAGCCTGTGAGTATCTAGTCCCACCCACCAGGTCTTATATAAATAGTGAGAATACAGGACTAGAAAGGGACCAGTTGGGGGGCTGTTGTAGGTTGGGTGGTCTGGGCAGGCCCCCTGAGGAGGTGGTACTGAATGAGGAAGTAGCAGTGGGGGTGGGCCCTGGGCAGAGGAATTGGCATGCTGGTTGGAGGGTACGGAAGGTTAGGGTAGGCTGGAGTGGTGCCAGCACCTAGATTGACTCCATGAGCTATTGAGCGCCTCCTTATGTGCCAGGCCCCGTTCTGCACTGTAGGGCTGCAGCAGGGACTGAGATAGAAACCTCTGCTGTCCTGTGGCCTATAGTCTGTAGGGGCAAAGAGGTGGGAGGCAGACAGGCAACAGACAACAATATGTGGTATGTTGGGTGGAAGTACCAGAGTGAATTCAAGCAGGgtgagggatggaggaaggggcagTACTATGGGTCTCCCACTGGACTTAGGGCTCTTGTGCTCACCGACTCCCCTACACCCCCACAGCTTTCTGAGAATCCACCGAATCACATCTTGTTCCTCACCAACCTGCCAGAGGAGACCAACGAGCTCATGCTGTCCATGCTTTTCAATCAGTAAGTGGGGCCTGTGGCTGGGTGGTCCCTGGAGCGTGATGGCCAGGAGGCATCTCCATGGAAACAGGCCTCGGAACTCTGCCAGCAGAGCTCTGAGCCAAGTAAGGCTTTGCAGAAGGGACAGCGACCAAAGATGTGAAAGGAGGAGGCTGTGGCTGGGCCCACGGCCTGTGGGGGACGTGGGGATGAGGCTGGAAAGGTCTCCATGGCCAGGGCTTGCCGGCTTTTTTCAGCCTTGTTTGAGGGCTGAGGGAGTCCAGgctctgggcctcattttcccAGCCCCTAAAATGGGGGCATGCAAGGCAAGGTATGTGTAAAACTGCATTGAAATGTCCTTGAACATTGGCTAAGACTGGCAGAAGTCAGCGTGCTCAAAAACAGCAAGTGTGGGAAATGGGGATGTGTGAAACTCTTGTGCCTGGCGTCAGGGTGGAGTCCGGTGCAGCCGATGTGTAGAGGGGCTGTTCACCATTGTTGAGTGAAGTCGTGGGTGTGGGTGAGTTCATCTGGTGGTTCTGTTTCAGGGGCTGTGAGTGGGGCATTCGTCAGTGTTTGTGGTGGGGAGTTGGAGGCTGTCCGGGAGAAGGGATGGCTACATGCAGCATCTCACCATGCTGCACTGCGTGGCACTTAGAAGAACAGAAAGCGCAACTTTATAATAGTGCTGAGAGAAGATTGTGAGAacctgaaaaatacagaaaaacaatacCATATGTGCAGCCTGTCCACAAAGCTGTATATTTTGTGAGAATGCCGATGGAAAAAAGGATACCTAGTAAACATGAGGATGGCTGCTTAATAGAGAAAGAAGTATGGAATGAGAAGAGGGAAATTAGAGAAACAGCATATCAGAAAAGTGAGggtaaggccgggtgcagtggctcacgcctaaaatcccagtatgttgggaggctgaggcaggtggatcacttgaggtcaggagttcgaggccaatgtgggcaacttggtgaaaccccttctctcctaaaaatataagaataaaaatggaaaaagtgaGGGTATTGGTTATTTTTTTGGTGTGGCGGGTGGGTTATGATTTAGGAAGGGCCCAGGGGTCTGCGGTGTACTGTTTCTTGATTTAGGTTGCAGTTGCATGGGtgtttgtgtttaaatttttcgTTAAATGCTATGTTTACATTAGAGTTTTTCAACTTAGTACTATCtgcattttgggctggataattctgaGTAATGGGACCCTGCCCTGTGCATTGGAGGCTATTTGGCATCATTTCTGGCCTCTGTCCACTTGATGCCGTTATGTTAGGGGGAAATGCTGAGTCCCTGAGGTCTGTCGTTCTCTTTCAGGTTCCCTGGCTTCAAGGAGGTCCGTCTGGTCCCCGGGCGGCATGACATCGCCTTCGTGGAGTTTGACAATGAGGTACAGGCAGGGGCAGCCCGCGATGCCCTGCAGGGCTTTAAGATCACGCAGAACAACGCCATGAAGATCTCCTTTGCCAAGAAGTAGCACCTTTTCCCCCCATGCCTGCCCCTTCCCCCGTTCTGGGGCCACCCCTTTCTCCCTTGGCTCAGCCCCCTGAAGGTAAGTCCCCCCTTGGGGGCCTTCTTGGAGCCGTGTGTGAGTGAGTGGTCGCCACACAGCATTGTACCCAGAGTCTGTCCCCAGACATTGCACCTGGCGCTGTTAGGCCGGAATTAAAGTGGTTTTTTGAGGTTTGGTTTTTCACAATCATTTGTCTGTCTGATTTTCTTGCTCTTCATGGTTCCTTTCCCTCCACCTCAGCAGCACATCCTGGGTTTTTGGACCTCTTGGCATTTTGAGGTTTGCAACCTTGGGGAAACATAGGATAGTGTAGTAATATTGTTCAAACTCAGGTTACAATGACTACTTTGGCAGTTTTGTATGTTGTCCCAATTCACAGCAGGAAATGGAATCCTGGGTCAGGAAATGGAAAGTCAGGGCTGCCACGTACAGTTAGGCAGGTTGGGTACTGCACAAGAATGGCACCTTTTAAGGGCACATCATTCACTTTGTAGGCTTACATGTTTATGCCACCACTTTCTAACAGATGACAAGAGTGTTCAGGAAGAGGTGTTTCTTCACCTTTTTTTACTCTTCACAAAAGTGCAGCCTGTTGTAGCAATGGCCCCAGAGAAACCACCGTAGGTAGTTCAAACAGAAAGGAATTTAATACAGGAAACTTGGTGCTGCTGAAATCATGGGGAGTGTGGGTGGCAGGAGTGGCGGTCTGGGTTTGAGATTCTTGAGTTCGAGTTTGCAGCCCCTAAATGAGCTCCTAGCTAGAGTTCAGCGGGATGCCACTCTGGCTTCCGGCAGTGCCTGGACTCATTTGGTCACCCCTGGGAAGCTACTGACTTGATGCTTGGTATGAGGGGTGTGGCCGCCTCACACACAGGTGATCTACTTTCCTGGCCAGTGGCCAGCCAGGAGCTTCAGGCAGGTGCCTGACCCCAATTCCCCTGCAGTGTCTAGCTGCAGGGAAGTCTAGGATATATGACTTCTGGCTGTACAGCCACAAACCCAGCTGCAGCTCTGGATTAGAAAGGGAGATTGGGCAGgacggctcacgcctataatcccagcaccttgggaggccgaggtgggatggcgaggtcaggaattccaaaccagcctgaccaacatgatgaaaccccgtctctattaaaaatacaaaaaaattagccgggcataggggtgcgtgcctgtaatcccaactactcaggaggctgagacaggagaattgcttgatcctaggagggggaggctacagtgagccaagattgagccactccactccagcctgggccacagagcaagactcaaaaaaaaaaaaaaagattgagtcaggcgtggtgtctcacacctgtaatcccagcactttcggaggccgaggcgggtgcatcaccagcggccaggagttcaagacaagtctggccaacatggagaaaccccgtctctactaaaaatacaaaattagccaggcgtggtggcatgctcctgtaatctcagctacttaggaggctgaggcagaagaatcatctgaactcaggaggcggaggttgcagtgagtcaagatcgtgccattgcactccagcctgggtgacagcgagactccgtctcaaaaatgaaGGGAGATTGGTTGGGGGGACCATCCTTAGGAGTTTGTCACACCCGTGTCCTGGGGAATTTTAAATTGACCAAAAATAATATGCACATGGCCCGGTGCTGTGACTCACGCTtattatcctagcactttgggaggccgaggtggacaggttgtctcagctcaggagttcaagaccagcctgggcaacatggtgaaaccccatctctattaaaaatacaataaattggccaggtgtagttcattcctgtaatcccagcactttgggaggccgaggtgggtggctcacctgaggtcaggagtttaagaccagcctggccaacatggtgaaaccccgtttctacaaaaatacaaaaatcaaccaggcACAGGTGGCGGGtgccaatcccagctactcgtgaggctgaggagggagaatcgcttgaacccgggaggtggagattgcagtgagccaagatcacgccattgcactctggcctgggcaacagcaagaatctatctcaaaaaaaaaattagctgggcatggtggtacccacttgtcccagctacttgggaggctgaggcataagaattgcttgaacttgggaggcagaggttgcagtgagccgagattgcaccactgcactccagcctggacgacaaaaagagtgagactccatctcaaaaaaaaaaaaaaaaaaaatgtgtgtgtgtgtgtgtgtgtgtgtgtgtgtgtgtgtatgcgcatGCGCATATTACTTAAGACCCTTTCTCGCACCAGGTACATGGAAAAAGGCAATCTTTTGGcaaaaagtagatctaccacTAAATacagtaggccaggtgcggtggctcacgcctgtaatcccaccactctgggagccaaggtgggcagatgacgaggtcaggagattgagaccatcctggccaacatggtgaaaccctgtctctactaaaaatacaaaaattagttgggtgtggaggcgcgtgcctgtaatcccagctacttgggaggctgaggcatgagaatcgcttgaacatgggaggcggaggttgcagtgagccgggactgcaccactgcaatcagccagcctggtgacagcgagactcaaaataaataaagtgtcaaaataaatacatacatacataaatacagtaAAACATACtaaatttttccttgttttttgagatggagtcttgctctgttgcccaggctggagtgcagtggcatgatctcagctcactgcaacctccgcctcctgggttcacgcgattctcctgcctcagcctcctgagtagctgggactccaggcacccgtcaccatgcctgctaatttttttttttttttttttttttgaggcggagttttgctcgtcacccaggctggagtgtagtggcgcgatttctgctcactgcaatctctgcctcccgattctcctgcctcagcctcctgagtagctgggattacaagtgcatgccaccacacctggctaatttttgtatttttagtagagacagggtttcaccatattggccaggctggtctcgaactcctgacctggtgatctgcctgccttggcctccaaaagtgctgggattacaggtgtgagccaccgtgcccaggcttttttttttttctcttttgggacagagcctcactctgtcacccagactggagtgcgatggcgtgatctcggcacactgcaacctccgcctcctgggttcaagcaattctcctgcctcagcctcctgaatagctgggactacaggcacccgccaccatgcccggttaatttttgcatttttattagagacacggtttcaccaagttggccaggctggtctcaaactcctgacctcaaatgattcacccacctcggcctcccaaagtgctgggattacaggcgtgagccattgtgcctggctaaacATACTAAATTCTTATTTTCCTGCCAAGGCTCTAAGCCCAATCCTGCTCATGCCCTGCTCTCCCTGTTCACGAGGAATGTCAGTATTAGAAGCAGTGAAGATACAGGGCACCCCATGCAGACCTCCTCCACTTGTGATGGGAAAGATGGGAACGAGAGGAATTGCTGTCTGCAGTAAATGACGTTTATTGCTGACAGGCAAGGGGAAACATCTCGCCCACCATACTGGCAACCACAGGCCTACTGGCTATTAAGTATGTGGGTTCCGTGGTCAGCTGGTCCTGGTTTCTGCTTTCTGGGGACTTCCTAGCTGTTAGCCCATGGGCAGTTGATGTCCCCAGTCTGAGTTTTGTTTACTTCCTGTGTAAAGAGTAGTCCCTCTATATTAATACCATGATGATGTTTGTACTCATTACCCATCCCCCAGCACACACTCTCTCCCTTTCAGTCACTTAGCAAGCACTCAAtaagttcagcaaatatttgctggGTACCTATTGTGTGCTACATACTTTTGTAGGGATAAGGTATGCAGtgattaataaaatagacaattTCCAGTATTGTGTTGTGATGAAAACAAAACTGATGTGGTGGGGCCAGCAtactgagaggccgaggtgggagggtcgcttgaggcaaggagaccaacctgggcaacaaagcgagacctcatctctacaaaaaaaaaaaaaaattaaaaattagccatgagtGGTGGCATGCTAGTTGGGAGCCTGACCCAGGGGGTTCACTGGAgcccagttcaaggctgcagggagctatgatggtgccactgcactccagcctgggtgacagagtgagaccccatctccaaacaaaaaacaacctaggctgggccgggcacaggggctcacacctgtaatcccagtgctttgggaagctgaggtgggtggaacacttcAGATCAAGAgtacgagaccatcctggccaacatggtgaaacactctctctactaaaa from Gorilla gorilla gorilla isolate KB3781 chromosome 20, NHGRI_mGorGor1-v2.1_pri, whole genome shotgun sequence encodes:
- the SNRPA gene encoding U1 small nuclear ribonucleoprotein A, encoding MAVPETRPNHTIYINNLNEKIKKDELKKSLYAIFSQFGQILDILVSRSLKMRGQAFVIFKEVSSATNALRSMQGFPFYDKPMRIQYAKTDSDIIAKMKGTFVERDRKREKRKPKSQETPATKKAVQGGGAAPVVGAVQGPVPGMPPMTQAPRIMHHLPGQPPYMPPPGMIPPPGLAPGQIPPGAMPPQQLMPGQMPPAQPLSENPPNHILFLTNLPEETNELMLSMLFNQFPGFKEVRLVPGRHDIAFVEFDNEVQAGAARDALQGFKITQNNAMKISFAKK